The window CAGCGATGATGGCAGGCAATAAAAGCAGCAAAATTGCTCCAATCGGTCCCCAGTAACGATGTTCCAATAACGTTGGTGGTGGCTCAATCCGCCAGTCAATGCGTTCTGGTGTAAACTCTTGGGTAAAGGTTCTGGGAGATGAAAGAGCCTCTAGAATCTGGACGCGATCGCTCGCACTCAGATGACGGGCATCCACAGGGATGAAACCAATCCCGGAACTCTGGCGGAGACGTTCGAGTACTTGCATGGCTTCTGCTTTAGCTCGTACCTTATCCCAAAAGGTAACAGCCACGACTCCCCGCTTGCCTTGAACCAATGGGAGTAACTCCGCTAAATCCTCGTCGATATGAGTAGCTTGCACTACAAGCAGCACGGTATCTGTTTCTGGCAAACGGTTCAGCACTACTGCCGTCGTCACGCTATCAGACTGGCGCAAAATCCCAGGCGTATCGACAAAGGTGCGATCGCCGTCCCGATAGGTTTCACAAGCCACGGTAGTACCCCGAAAATTCGAGCTATAGGCTGGCTTTTGGGTAAGAGAGGCAATTAACTGGGATTTGCCAACGCTTTCTTTACCGATCGCAACGATGGCAGTGTGGGTAGAGAGTTGTCCAGTAACTTGGTTCATCGCTGTCTATAAAAGAACTCAGCCATTAACAAACACAGTCATTGCTACAGCAAGAAAGGTCATCAAGAAATAAACCCTGTTCGCGGTAAACCTGCAAAGGTGAGGGATCTAAACCCAAACGTTGTGCGATCGCATCAGCCACCACTGCAAACCGCTGCCGGAATTTATAGATAAAACAGAAAATGATATCCTCGTGACGCACAGAAGGTCCAGCAACGAATAACCCTGGAGTCCGGGTCGATTCATCGCATTCATTCAGTACAGCATGTCCGTCAGACCAATGAAACAAATGAGCAATGGTACTGAGACTGCCCTTAAAACCCGTACACAGAATAGGAGGCGTGGGACTCATCCACTGGCGATACTGAATACCCTCATTACCTTGCGCCCCGACGACAACATAACCGTTGTTGTCGCGCTTGACTCCCACAATGTCAGTATTCCCAATTAGTTCAAGGCGACCTGTAGCATAGACAAACTCCAAGCGCTGTAGTGTGTAAGGAGACAAAGAGATGCTCGGATCGGGGTTATTGGATGCCCAACTTTTAGCGCGATCGATTACTCCCACTCGTTTTCCCAAAGCAACTAAATTGGTGGCGGCATCCATTCCGCTTTCATAACCGCCAATCACAATAAACTCATCCCCCTGCATCTCGTCCCAGGAGCGTACCTGAGTATTATGAATGCACAAATCGGCACCGGGAAAGGGATCGAGGCGCGGATACTGAAATTCTCCTGCCGCCCAAATGACAAAGCGGCTTTGAACATCGCCTTGGGAAGTTTTGAGGATAAACCCTTTTTCTCCTGGTAGTGTTTCAATATCGTGAACCTCAATGCCCGTTTTTACCGGAAGCTGAAAATGCTCGACAACCGTTTGTAAATAGAGGGCATACTCCTTACCCGTTAGGTGTTCTCGTCGAAAAGCTAGAGCTGGGGAGGTATTTAGAGCGATCGCATTCAGGTCGAGTAACCCAAAGCCGTGACTGGGAAACGACGGGGTAATAAATCGCATTTGTGCGGGCCAGCGATTAAAAGATGCTCCCACTTCATGGCGCTCTAACAGGATAAAATTTTGGAGTCCTAAATCTTTGAGAACGACCCCACAACCGACCCCCGCCGCACCCGCACCGACAATAACTACATCCAAGATTTGAGAAGAATTCATTACAGCTATTAACTAGAAGTCTATTCTCCAACTTGACAGGTTAAAGCGTCGATTTCTCTTCAATCGCTCCTTGCAGACAAGCTTGCAATTCAGCTAAAGTTAGCGTTCCTAACTCTCCCCCCTTCCTTGTCCGCACACTCAGAGTTTGATTTTCTACTTCCCGTTTACCGACTACAGCAACAACGGGAATTTTCTCTAACTCTGCATTGCGAATTTGCTTGCCCAAACGCTCTCCACTGCGGTCAATCTCAACCCGATACCCAGTTTTTTTAAGCGTGGTGGCAACTGATTCTATATACTCTCGTTGGTCATCGCTCACGGGTAACAGACGCACCTGAATGGGGGCTAACCACAAGGGGAAATCACCTGCATAATTCTCAATTAAAATCCCAAAAAAGCGTTCCAAAGAGCCAAAAATTGCTCGGTGAATCATAATCGGTTGTTGCCGAGTTCCATCAGCCGCCACATATTCTAGTTTGAATCGTTCAGGTAAATTGAAATCAACTTGAATGGTCGAACATTGCCACAAACGACCAATGGCATCTCGAATCTTAAGGTCAATCTTGGGTCCATAGAACGCGCCACCCCCCACATCTTCAATATAATTCCAACCTTTGGCAGTTAAAGCTTGTTTTAAAGCTGTTGTTGCTAACTCCCAAACTTCATCGGCGCCAACAGATTTAGCCGGACGAGTGGACAAATTTACTTCATAATCTGTAAAGCCAAAATCTGATAAAATTTGCTCGGTTAGATTCAGCACTCCTAAGATTTCATCGGCAATTTGGTTCGGTAAACAGAAGATATGAGCATCATCTTGGGTGAATCCTCTGACGCGCATCAAACCATGCATAACTCCCGATCGCTCGTAGCGGTAAACAGTGCCTAATTCAGCAAAGCGCAAGGGAAACTCGCGGTAAGAATGCAGGTCGTGCTTATAGGTTAGAACATGGAAGGGGCAGTTCATCGGCTTAATTTGATAAGCCACATCTTCAATCTTCATCGAGTCAAACATATTCTCTCGATAAAAATCAAAGTGTCCCGATGTTTTCCACAGTTCCAGATTCGCGATATGGGGTGTGTAAAGGAGTTGATAACCCGCTTCTAGGTGAGATTTTTTCCAGTAATCTTCAATAATGTTGCGTATCGCTGCGCCACGCGGATGCCAAAAAACTAAACCACCGCCAGCATCGTCTTGGATACTAAAGAGTTTGAGGTCTTGACCAATTTTTCTATGGTCGCGCCGCTTGGCTTCTTCTTTTTGTTGAAGGTAAGCAGAAAGTTGTTCGGGTGTTTCCCAAGCTGTACCATAGATGCGTTGCAACTGAGGTTTGGTTTCATCTCCTCGCCAGTAAGCACCCGCAACAGTTTCTAAGGCAAAAGCATCGGGATTGATTTCTCCAGTGAAGTTGACGTGAGGACCGGAACACAAATCCCACCAGTAAGCTTCAGGAGGTATTGTTACTTGTTCAAACAGCGTCGGTTCTGATTGATTAGCATCAATGACACCCTTACCGTGGTCAGGGTTGCCGATAAAGTAGCGGGTAATGGTTTCTCCGTCAGGGATACTGTCGAGGATTTCCAGCTTGTAGGGTTCCCCTAACTGCTCAATTTCCGCACGAACCTCCTCCCGATCTACAACTTCGCGGATAATCGGCAAGTTAGCGTTGATAATCTGACGCATTTTGGCTTCAATGCGGCTCAAGTCATCCGGGGTAAAGGGTTGTTGGCGATCGAAGTCGTAGTAAAATCCGGTGTCTGTGGTGGGGCCAATCGTTACTTTTGTCTGT of the Allocoleopsis franciscana PCC 7113 genome contains:
- a CDS encoding NAD(P)/FAD-dependent oxidoreductase, whose product is MNSSQILDVVIVGAGAAGVGCGVVLKDLGLQNFILLERHEVGASFNRWPAQMRFITPSFPSHGFGLLDLNAIALNTSPALAFRREHLTGKEYALYLQTVVEHFQLPVKTGIEVHDIETLPGEKGFILKTSQGDVQSRFVIWAAGEFQYPRLDPFPGADLCIHNTQVRSWDEMQGDEFIVIGGYESGMDAATNLVALGKRVGVIDRAKSWASNNPDPSISLSPYTLQRLEFVYATGRLELIGNTDIVGVKRDNNGYVVVGAQGNEGIQYRQWMSPTPPILCTGFKGSLSTIAHLFHWSDGHAVLNECDESTRTPGLFVAGPSVRHEDIIFCFIYKFRQRFAVVADAIAQRLGLDPSPLQVYREQGLFLDDLSCCSNDCVC
- the thrS gene encoding threonine--tRNA ligase — encoded protein: MVSQLTQSPSENSLRQDDPQKLERIRHTCAHILAMAVQTLLPQTKVTIGPTTDTGFYYDFDRQQPFTPDDLSRIEAKMRQIINANLPIIREVVDREEVRAEIEQLGEPYKLEILDSIPDGETITRYFIGNPDHGKGVIDANQSEPTLFEQVTIPPEAYWWDLCSGPHVNFTGEINPDAFALETVAGAYWRGDETKPQLQRIYGTAWETPEQLSAYLQQKEEAKRRDHRKIGQDLKLFSIQDDAGGGLVFWHPRGAAIRNIIEDYWKKSHLEAGYQLLYTPHIANLELWKTSGHFDFYRENMFDSMKIEDVAYQIKPMNCPFHVLTYKHDLHSYREFPLRFAELGTVYRYERSGVMHGLMRVRGFTQDDAHIFCLPNQIADEILGVLNLTEQILSDFGFTDYEVNLSTRPAKSVGADEVWELATTALKQALTAKGWNYIEDVGGGAFYGPKIDLKIRDAIGRLWQCSTIQVDFNLPERFKLEYVAADGTRQQPIMIHRAIFGSLERFFGILIENYAGDFPLWLAPIQVRLLPVSDDQREYIESVATTLKKTGYRVEIDRSGERLGKQIRNAELEKIPVVAVVGKREVENQTLSVRTRKGGELGTLTLAELQACLQGAIEEKSTL